One Pullulanibacillus sp. KACC 23026 DNA segment encodes these proteins:
- a CDS encoding HIT family protein, with protein MDIEIVSDTGVIALNLEKMNEVLVMGENCLICHRIQMIVDQTNPYFVAELKTGYVVIGDHQLFKGYTLFLCKEHQPELHRLDEAFKAAFLVEMSQVAEAVYKAFQPEKLNYELLGNGDAHMHWHLFPRRSTDPVNGPVWWTDRDVMSSDDVRPTGEELEAMKSNLLNELKNLQPLLKTYKD; from the coding sequence GTGGATATAGAAATCGTTTCAGACACGGGAGTCATAGCGTTAAATCTAGAAAAAATGAACGAGGTGTTGGTCATGGGGGAAAATTGTCTTATTTGTCATCGAATCCAAATGATAGTGGATCAAACAAATCCATATTTTGTTGCGGAACTTAAAACGGGTTATGTGGTGATTGGGGATCATCAGTTGTTTAAAGGTTATACGTTATTTCTCTGCAAGGAACATCAACCAGAGCTGCATAGGCTGGATGAAGCGTTTAAGGCAGCCTTTTTAGTCGAAATGAGCCAGGTAGCGGAAGCGGTGTATAAGGCTTTTCAACCTGAAAAACTAAACTATGAATTACTGGGAAATGGGGATGCTCATATGCACTGGCACCTTTTTCCTCGCCGAAGCACGGATCCCGTAAATGGACCGGTTTGGTGGACAGACCGTGATGTCATGAGTTCAGACGATGTCAGGCCGACTGGAGAAGAGCTCGAAGCCATGAAATCCAACCTGTTAAATGAATTGAAGAACCTTCAACCGCTTTTAAAAACTTATAAAGATTAA
- a CDS encoding peptide MFS transporter — translation MISENKQKIVASVPQRGFFGHPRGLFTLFFTEFWERFSYYGMRAILVYYLYYKVSQGGLGFNQTLALSIMSIYGSLVYMSGVIGGWLADRVFGTTRAVFFGGVLIMFGHIALSIPGSKAMFFISMVLIVLGTGLLKPNVSTVVGEMYAEGDRRRDSGFSIFYMGINLGGFVSPLVVGTLGMKYNFHLGFALAAIGMFIGLVVFAVTKKGSLGLAGSFVPNPLTSSEWKRVLTIFVIAIIIIAIILGVTIPAGLFTFNTFINLVSILGILIPAAYFVTMYFSRKTTKTERSRVLAYIPLFIASVIFWSIEEQGSTILAEYADKRTQLNFAGIHIIPAWFQSLNPLFIIVLAPVFAWFWMKLGSRQPSIPRKFSFGLLFGGLSFLVILLPAYLGGTHALVNPLWLALSYLLAVIGELSLSPVGLSATTKLAPAAFSAQMMSLWFLSDAAAQALNAVLAKFYSPQTEMAYFGTIGAVAVILGLVLFAIAPVIQRAMKGVN, via the coding sequence ATGATAAGCGAAAACAAACAAAAGATTGTTGCAAGTGTGCCGCAAAGAGGATTCTTTGGGCATCCAAGGGGTCTCTTCACTCTGTTTTTTACAGAATTTTGGGAGCGATTCTCCTATTATGGGATGAGAGCAATCCTTGTTTATTATTTGTATTATAAGGTTTCACAAGGCGGGCTTGGGTTTAACCAAACACTTGCCTTATCGATTATGTCGATCTATGGTTCTCTAGTTTATATGTCGGGTGTCATAGGGGGCTGGTTAGCCGACCGGGTCTTCGGAACAACGAGAGCAGTGTTTTTTGGCGGGGTATTAATTATGTTTGGCCATATTGCCCTTTCGATTCCTGGAAGCAAAGCGATGTTCTTTATTTCAATGGTATTAATTGTGCTGGGCACAGGACTGCTTAAGCCGAATGTCTCAACTGTTGTGGGTGAGATGTATGCTGAAGGAGATCGTCGCCGCGATTCTGGATTTAGTATTTTTTATATGGGCATTAACTTAGGTGGCTTTGTTTCGCCTCTCGTAGTGGGAACACTAGGCATGAAGTATAATTTCCACTTAGGATTTGCATTGGCTGCCATTGGGATGTTTATTGGTTTGGTCGTCTTTGCTGTGACGAAGAAGGGCAGTTTAGGTCTTGCGGGCTCATTTGTTCCTAATCCTTTAACGTCATCTGAATGGAAACGGGTACTAACCATTTTTGTAATAGCTATCATTATTATTGCGATCATCCTTGGTGTGACCATTCCAGCTGGTCTTTTCACTTTCAATACGTTTATTAACTTGGTAAGTATTTTGGGGATTTTAATTCCAGCTGCTTATTTTGTAACCATGTATTTCAGCCGCAAAACAACGAAGACTGAACGTTCGAGAGTACTGGCTTACATTCCGCTCTTCATTGCATCGGTTATCTTTTGGTCGATTGAGGAGCAAGGGTCTACGATTTTGGCCGAATATGCGGACAAGCGTACCCAGCTTAATTTTGCGGGCATTCACATTATTCCAGCCTGGTTCCAGTCTTTAAATCCTTTATTTATCATCGTTCTGGCTCCAGTGTTTGCCTGGTTTTGGATGAAATTAGGGAGTCGTCAGCCTTCAATTCCCAGAAAATTCTCTTTTGGCCTTTTATTTGGCGGGCTTTCTTTTCTAGTCATTCTTCTCCCTGCATACCTTGGCGGCACTCATGCCTTGGTTAATCCGTTATGGCTTGCTTTGAGTTATTTACTTGCAGTTATAGGGGAGCTTAGTTTGTCACCTGTTGGACTTTCGGCAACGACTAAATTAGCGCCGGCTGCTTTTTCAGCGCAAATGATGAGCCTATGGTTCTTGTCAGACGCCGCTGCTCAGGCTCTTAATGCGGTTCTTGCAAAATTTTATTCACCGCAAACGGAAATGGCCTACTTCGGGACCATTGGCGCCGTTGCGGTCATTCTTGGCTTAGTTCTTTTTGCAATTGCACCAGTTATTCAAAGAGCGATGAAGGGTGTTAATTAG
- a CDS encoding extracellular solute-binding protein, which produces MKKLSFVMTGLLATSLLLTGCGSSSNSGGSGSGNSNQKVTLNFLQNKPEVVKQWDKMIKDFEAKNPNITIKQINPPNTDTTLQADLSKGQMPDIVAMGADATYIQMAKDNVFMDLSGKPELDKVSSSYTKMLESEVGKSNPYALPYTVNAVPIIYNVDLFKKYNLTVPKTWSELMDDAQKIKDAGGTPFYNGFKDAWTTAGIWNALAANNEPATFQKDLAAGTANFSKADAKAADMMKQFVSYGQSNQFGTDYNTANVNYAKGDAVFYAQGIWTLPVIRQSNPDIKLSTFVVPATEDASTVKMVSGVDSLIALPDSGNKAKEDAAMKFIDYLLTKKPAGDYANVAGLFSTVNGVTNNDEALKPLQSYIDQGKVVDFDDHYYPPAMAAGNQYESVLQGALSKGQSSSQLLSQLDSLYKQASSHK; this is translated from the coding sequence TTGAAAAAGCTATCGTTTGTAATGACGGGTTTACTCGCTACTTCACTTCTTTTGACAGGGTGCGGCTCTTCCAGTAATTCAGGGGGATCTGGCTCAGGCAACAGTAATCAAAAGGTAACGCTTAATTTCTTGCAAAACAAACCAGAAGTTGTTAAACAATGGGATAAAATGATTAAGGATTTTGAAGCGAAGAATCCGAATATCACCATTAAACAAATTAACCCGCCTAACACGGATACGACACTTCAAGCTGACCTTTCGAAAGGGCAAATGCCTGATATCGTCGCAATGGGTGCCGATGCAACCTATATCCAAATGGCCAAAGATAATGTCTTCATGGATCTTTCTGGGAAGCCTGAATTGGATAAAGTCTCCTCATCCTATACAAAAATGCTTGAAAGCGAAGTTGGCAAATCGAATCCTTATGCTTTGCCGTATACGGTTAATGCCGTTCCAATCATTTATAACGTTGATTTGTTTAAAAAGTATAATTTGACGGTTCCTAAAACTTGGAGCGAATTAATGGATGATGCTCAGAAGATTAAGGATGCCGGTGGTACACCGTTCTATAACGGATTTAAAGATGCTTGGACAACTGCTGGTATTTGGAACGCTTTAGCTGCTAACAATGAGCCAGCTACTTTCCAAAAGGACTTAGCTGCCGGAACAGCTAACTTTTCAAAAGCAGATGCAAAAGCAGCGGATATGATGAAGCAATTTGTCTCCTATGGACAGTCCAACCAATTTGGTACCGATTACAACACAGCAAATGTTAATTATGCAAAAGGCGATGCCGTCTTTTACGCTCAAGGGATCTGGACACTTCCTGTTATTCGCCAATCCAATCCTGATATTAAGTTAAGCACATTTGTTGTTCCAGCAACTGAAGATGCTTCAACTGTTAAGATGGTATCAGGTGTCGATTCGTTGATCGCTTTACCTGACTCAGGTAATAAAGCCAAAGAAGATGCGGCTATGAAATTCATTGATTATTTATTGACGAAAAAACCAGCGGGGGATTATGCCAACGTTGCCGGATTATTCTCAACGGTTAATGGCGTAACCAATAATGATGAAGCTCTTAAACCGCTGCAGTCCTACATTGACCAAGGGAAAGTTGTCGACTTTGATGACCACTATTACCCACCAGCAATGGCAGCAGGCAACCAATACGAGTCCGTACTTCAAGGCGCTTTATCCAAAGGTCAATCCAGCTCTCAGCTGTTGTCACAGTTGGATTCTCTCTATAAGCAAGCTTCTTCACATAAATAA
- the yicI gene encoding alpha-xylosidase, with product MKFTNGNWLNREGVDIHSLVEVHEVVKEADSLTVYAPCKHIAHRGATLDGPLVTARYSSPMPGVIRVQYAHFKGLKPKMPQFVLNETDASPSIAETEEEAVLTSGELSVKINKGDWSVNFYHNDQRLTGSGTRSTAYIKEGQDAYMREQLDLSVGENVYGLGERFTPFVKNGQVVDSWNKDGGTSSEQAYKSIPFYITNKGYGVFVNHPELVSFEIGSERVSRSQFSVKGEELDYFIIDGPALKDVIRRYTDLTGKPALPPAWSFGLWLTTSFTTNYDEATVNHFVDGMAERDIPLRVFHFDCFWMKEFEWCNFEWDERMFPDPKGMLSRLKAKGLNICVWINPYIAQKSKLFDEAAENGYLIKRPNGDVWQWDLWQAGMGIVDFTNPDACKWFASKLQALIDMGVDAFKTDFGERIPTDVVYFDGSDPYKMHNYYTQLYNKVVFDLLKENFGEEKAVLFARSATAGGQQFPVHWGGDCSAKFESMAESLRGGLSLSLSGFGFWSHDIGGFEESSTPDVYKRWAAFGLLSSHSRLHGSSSYRVPWIYDDEAVDVLRHFTKLKYRLMPYLHGAARQAAETGIPVMRPMVLEFPEDPTCAYLDRQYMLGDSLLVAPVFSEDGYVSYYLPKGTWTHLLSGEKVEGGTWRNGQYDYMSLPLFVRENSVVAFGNVTDKPDYDYTEDVTFQVFELADGASVQTKVEAEEGNQTLTLTLTKNGDQVVAETSGSGSWSLLLRGISDVQSVENGSPIVETLGVKIKPKNGKVVIKGV from the coding sequence ATGAAGTTTACAAATGGAAATTGGTTGAATCGTGAAGGCGTTGATATTCATTCGCTCGTAGAAGTGCATGAGGTTGTAAAAGAAGCTGATTCTTTAACGGTTTATGCGCCTTGCAAGCATATTGCCCATCGCGGTGCGACATTGGACGGTCCGTTGGTGACGGCTCGTTATTCGTCGCCAATGCCGGGCGTCATTCGTGTTCAATATGCTCATTTTAAAGGCTTGAAGCCAAAGATGCCTCAATTTGTGTTGAATGAAACGGACGCCTCGCCTAGTATTGCAGAAACAGAAGAAGAAGCCGTGTTAACAAGCGGGGAGTTATCGGTCAAGATCAACAAAGGCGATTGGTCGGTTAACTTTTACCACAATGATCAGCGTTTGACGGGAAGCGGGACGAGAAGTACGGCTTATATTAAAGAGGGCCAGGACGCCTACATGCGTGAACAGCTGGATCTTTCGGTTGGGGAAAACGTTTATGGATTAGGCGAACGGTTCACGCCATTTGTGAAAAATGGCCAGGTCGTTGATAGTTGGAACAAAGATGGCGGGACAAGCTCGGAGCAGGCCTACAAGAGCATTCCCTTTTATATAACAAATAAAGGTTATGGTGTTTTTGTTAATCATCCTGAGCTTGTGTCCTTTGAAATTGGTTCAGAAAGGGTGTCGCGCTCTCAGTTTAGTGTAAAAGGTGAGGAGCTCGACTATTTTATTATTGATGGCCCTGCGCTTAAAGACGTCATTCGCCGCTATACGGATCTCACTGGAAAACCCGCTCTTCCCCCAGCGTGGTCGTTTGGTTTGTGGCTCACGACTTCTTTTACAACGAATTACGATGAGGCCACTGTCAATCATTTTGTCGATGGTATGGCTGAACGCGATATCCCGCTTCGTGTGTTCCACTTCGACTGCTTTTGGATGAAGGAATTTGAATGGTGTAATTTTGAGTGGGATGAGCGCATGTTCCCGGACCCAAAAGGCATGCTAAGTCGCCTCAAGGCAAAAGGCTTAAACATCTGTGTTTGGATCAATCCATATATTGCGCAAAAATCCAAGCTGTTTGACGAAGCGGCTGAAAACGGCTATTTAATTAAGAGGCCTAATGGGGATGTCTGGCAATGGGATCTCTGGCAAGCGGGGATGGGGATTGTTGATTTCACAAATCCTGATGCCTGCAAATGGTTTGCCAGCAAGCTTCAGGCTTTGATTGATATGGGAGTGGATGCGTTCAAGACGGACTTTGGTGAACGGATTCCTACAGACGTTGTTTATTTTGACGGCTCTGATCCTTATAAAATGCACAACTATTATACTCAACTGTATAACAAGGTTGTCTTTGATTTATTGAAAGAAAATTTTGGTGAGGAAAAAGCGGTTTTATTTGCACGATCGGCTACGGCTGGCGGACAACAATTCCCGGTTCACTGGGGCGGCGACTGCAGTGCCAAATTTGAATCCATGGCAGAAAGCCTTCGCGGTGGCTTGTCTTTAAGTCTTTCTGGATTTGGATTTTGGAGTCACGATATCGGTGGCTTTGAGGAGTCCTCTACGCCAGACGTTTATAAACGCTGGGCAGCCTTTGGTTTACTTTCTAGCCATAGCCGACTTCACGGAAGCTCTTCGTATCGTGTGCCTTGGATTTATGATGACGAGGCCGTTGATGTCCTGCGCCACTTCACGAAATTAAAGTATCGCTTAATGCCATACTTACATGGTGCCGCTCGTCAGGCAGCTGAGACTGGCATTCCGGTCATGCGTCCAATGGTTCTTGAATTCCCTGAAGACCCAACGTGTGCGTATTTGGACCGCCAATATATGCTTGGTGATTCCCTTCTTGTTGCGCCTGTATTTAGTGAAGATGGTTATGTTTCTTATTATCTTCCTAAAGGGACGTGGACACACTTGCTTTCTGGCGAAAAGGTTGAAGGTGGCACGTGGCGAAATGGACAGTATGACTATATGAGTTTACCTCTTTTTGTACGGGAAAACTCTGTTGTAGCATTTGGAAATGTGACAGACAAACCGGATTATGACTACACAGAAGACGTCACCTTCCAAGTCTTTGAACTTGCCGATGGAGCATCTGTTCAGACAAAGGTCGAAGCTGAAGAGGGCAATCAAACCCTCACATTGACCTTAACTAAAAATGGTGATCAAGTGGTTGCCGAAACAAGTGGTTCCGGAAGTTGGTCCCTTCTTCTACGCGGCATTTCCGACGTTCAATCGGTTGAAAACGGCTCACCAATCGTTGAAACGCTTGGCGTCAAAATCAAACCAAAAAATGGCAAGGTTGTTATTAAGGGGGTCTGA
- a CDS encoding sugar ABC transporter permease, with translation MAWFRKNIAYLIMTIPAIVLFFYFHTWPTLRGIFLSFTNWNGFGPYTFVGLKNYMDLFHDHQVLHAYGFTFMFAVITTILVNVISLSIAVALNAKIKLTKTFKAIYFLPFVLSTLIVSFIFNFIFSHLIPNMAQQFHITALAQNILGTQWAWVGIVVVAVWQGAAFNVLLYLAGLQTIPGEVYEASAIDGASPWRTFWSVTIPLIVPFLTINLVLAAKTYLQVFDQVVGMTNGGPGNATQSIAFVIYTNGLGGGELAYQSANAVVFLIIMVCIALFQIRMMQRGGDIQL, from the coding sequence ATGGCGTGGTTTCGGAAAAATATAGCCTATCTCATCATGACGATACCAGCAATAGTCCTCTTCTTTTACTTCCATACATGGCCGACCTTAAGAGGGATCTTTCTAAGTTTTACTAACTGGAACGGCTTTGGTCCTTATACTTTTGTTGGTCTTAAGAATTATATGGATTTGTTTCATGATCACCAAGTTCTTCATGCCTATGGCTTTACGTTTATGTTCGCGGTTATAACGACGATTCTCGTTAATGTCATCAGTCTGAGTATTGCTGTGGCGCTGAATGCCAAAATTAAATTGACGAAAACATTCAAGGCGATTTATTTCTTGCCTTTTGTTCTAAGTACATTGATTGTTTCCTTCATTTTTAATTTTATTTTTTCTCATCTCATTCCGAATATGGCTCAACAATTTCATATCACGGCTTTGGCCCAAAATATTCTGGGAACACAATGGGCTTGGGTGGGAATTGTTGTGGTCGCGGTCTGGCAAGGGGCGGCGTTTAACGTCTTGTTGTACTTAGCCGGCTTACAGACGATTCCTGGTGAAGTTTACGAGGCATCCGCTATTGACGGAGCCTCACCTTGGCGGACTTTTTGGAGTGTTACGATCCCACTTATTGTGCCATTCTTAACGATTAACTTAGTTCTTGCAGCAAAAACTTACTTGCAAGTCTTTGACCAAGTTGTGGGGATGACCAATGGGGGACCAGGAAATGCGACACAATCCATTGCGTTTGTTATTTATACAAATGGTTTGGGTGGCGGAGAGCTCGCCTATCAATCCGCAAATGCAGTTGTGTTCTTAATTATCATGGTATGTATTGCCTTGTTCCAAATTAGAATGATGCAAAGAGGCGGTGACATTCAACTATGA
- a CDS encoding LacI family DNA-binding transcriptional regulator, which produces MKKTSRVTHKLIAARTGLSIATVDRALNNRGNVKPETLQKILEASKELDDSLKQSTRLPTSKEEVTIAVVLLTYPQFFWKQIEEGVQRASDEFSEMGLKVQFFHLSDDEAEASLASVKEIMTSGQFQGMALPAWHDGLVELIDEATDQGFPICTYNLDAPMSKRLFYVGCDYTQAGKLAAELLCKVIGKKGEVVLFTDSFTSLISQQKIAGFREGLMNFPNVKLKDLIKIDRNVSFEKLEDLKRTLSSISGMYVSNAEMTSVAQLKNQMDQDMVIVGHDMSPAIYNQMMSGGITAVIGQETETQGYLAVKTLFDHLVLKKEIKEQAHITKLEVIMKENAKYYV; this is translated from the coding sequence ATGAAAAAGACATCACGCGTCACTCATAAATTAATAGCAGCACGCACGGGTTTATCCATTGCGACTGTCGATCGCGCCCTCAATAATCGTGGGAACGTTAAACCGGAGACGCTTCAAAAAATTCTTGAGGCTTCTAAGGAACTGGATGACTCATTGAAGCAATCAACGCGTTTGCCAACTAGTAAGGAAGAGGTAACCATTGCCGTTGTCCTCCTTACCTATCCACAATTTTTCTGGAAGCAGATTGAGGAGGGTGTCCAAAGAGCAAGTGATGAGTTCAGTGAAATGGGTTTGAAGGTTCAGTTCTTTCATCTATCTGATGATGAGGCTGAAGCAAGCCTTGCTTCTGTAAAAGAAATTATGACTTCAGGACAATTTCAAGGGATGGCCTTACCTGCCTGGCATGATGGGTTAGTTGAACTCATTGATGAGGCTACAGATCAAGGTTTTCCGATTTGCACCTACAACTTAGATGCCCCAATGAGCAAACGGCTGTTTTATGTTGGATGCGATTACACCCAGGCTGGAAAGTTAGCCGCCGAACTTCTCTGCAAGGTGATTGGGAAAAAGGGAGAGGTTGTCTTGTTCACGGACTCCTTTACTTCCTTAATTTCACAACAAAAAATTGCCGGTTTTAGGGAAGGCTTAATGAATTTCCCTAATGTCAAATTAAAGGACCTTATAAAAATAGATCGGAATGTTTCTTTTGAGAAGCTTGAGGATTTAAAAAGGACCTTATCTAGCATCTCTGGCATGTATGTGTCAAACGCTGAAATGACCAGTGTGGCACAGCTCAAAAACCAGATGGATCAAGACATGGTCATAGTCGGTCATGATATGAGTCCTGCTATTTATAATCAAATGATGTCAGGCGGCATTACCGCAGTGATTGGTCAGGAAACAGAAACTCAAGGCTATCTAGCTGTAAAAACACTCTTTGATCATCTTGTTTTGAAAAAAGAAATCAAAGAACAAGCCCATATTACAAAGCTTGAAGTGATCATGAAGGAAAACGCCAAGTATTACGTTTAA
- a CDS encoding carbohydrate ABC transporter permease, producing the protein MSRTKTNWVAMIYLIIGAIFILFPIYMAIMVALKNPQEIAQSILAFPSTLHWGNFPKAMAVTHYFHTFLNSAVITFFAVVFSVLFSSMVSYAIARNMKTKLFKSIYYYFFAAMFVPFPILMLPLVRQMSHIGLANIVGLIVLYLVYGLSQNIFLYVGYLKSIPVELEEAAYVDGAGKWTIFWKVIFPLMSPMNATVAILTAIWAWNDFMLPVVMLSDPNQYTLPLVQYAFQSQYSTNYNLAFASYLLALLPMVILYLIFQKWIVNGVTQGAIK; encoded by the coding sequence ATGAGCCGAACTAAAACAAACTGGGTAGCCATGATTTATCTCATAATCGGTGCGATTTTCATTTTGTTCCCTATATATATGGCGATTATGGTGGCGTTGAAAAACCCTCAAGAGATCGCTCAGTCAATATTGGCCTTTCCATCCACCCTTCATTGGGGTAACTTTCCGAAAGCCATGGCTGTCACGCATTATTTCCATACGTTTTTAAACAGTGCGGTTATTACTTTCTTTGCAGTTGTGTTTAGTGTTTTATTTAGTTCAATGGTGTCTTATGCCATTGCGAGAAATATGAAAACGAAGCTCTTTAAATCGATTTATTATTATTTCTTTGCAGCCATGTTTGTTCCATTTCCAATCTTAATGCTGCCGCTTGTTCGACAAATGAGTCATATTGGCCTTGCCAATATTGTCGGGTTGATCGTTCTTTACCTGGTGTACGGACTTTCTCAAAATATCTTTCTTTATGTCGGTTATCTCAAGTCGATTCCAGTAGAACTTGAGGAAGCGGCTTACGTGGATGGTGCAGGAAAATGGACGATTTTTTGGAAGGTTATCTTCCCATTGATGTCACCCATGAATGCGACCGTTGCGATCTTAACTGCCATATGGGCTTGGAATGACTTTATGCTTCCAGTCGTCATGCTATCTGATCCAAACCAATACACCTTGCCACTCGTTCAATATGCCTTTCAATCGCAATACAGCACCAACTATAATTTGGCATTTGCCTCCTACCTTTTAGCCTTACTTCCTATGGTCATCCTTTACCTTATCTTCCAAAAATGGATCGTCAATGGCGTTACCCAAGGGGCCATTAAATAG
- the murI gene encoding glutamate racemase — protein sequence MRIGFFDSGIGGLTVLHQALRFLPNEDYIYYADTWHVPYGDKPKEEVKGYIFEAVDFIVKQGVKALVIACNTATSIAVEDLRKTYDFPILGIEPAVKPAVQSCEPKHKKVLVLATPLTLKEEKFHNLVKRLGQDDLIDSLPMPGLVHLAENFQFDDEVVLPYLKEKLAPFDINQYGTVVLGCTHFPFFKNSIKRLFPDDVEIISGSVGTAKNLERHLEARNLLGNGTGNVIYYQSGIKVDDPATLTKYKELLHKLDYN from the coding sequence ATGAGAATAGGTTTTTTTGATTCTGGGATAGGCGGTTTGACTGTCCTTCACCAAGCGCTTCGTTTCTTGCCGAATGAGGATTATATCTATTATGCGGATACTTGGCATGTTCCTTATGGGGACAAGCCAAAAGAAGAGGTCAAGGGCTATATTTTTGAGGCAGTCGATTTTATCGTTAAGCAAGGGGTGAAAGCGCTGGTCATTGCGTGCAATACGGCAACGAGCATAGCGGTTGAAGACCTTCGAAAAACGTATGATTTCCCTATTTTAGGGATTGAGCCTGCCGTCAAGCCGGCTGTTCAAAGCTGTGAACCCAAGCATAAAAAAGTATTAGTGCTCGCCACCCCTTTGACTTTAAAAGAGGAAAAGTTCCATAACCTTGTCAAGCGGCTTGGACAAGATGACCTGATCGACAGTTTGCCGATGCCTGGGCTTGTCCATTTGGCGGAGAATTTCCAATTTGACGATGAGGTGGTTCTGCCTTATTTGAAGGAGAAGCTCGCTCCATTTGATATCAACCAATACGGGACGGTCGTTCTTGGCTGCACCCATTTTCCTTTTTTCAAAAACAGCATCAAGAGGCTCTTCCCGGATGATGTTGAGATTATTTCAGGAAGTGTAGGGACGGCAAAGAATCTTGAACGTCATCTTGAAGCAAGAAATCTATTGGGCAATGGCACTGGAAATGTAATCTATTATCAATCGGGAATAAAAGTTGACGATCCTGCAACTTTAACAAAATATAAAGAACTCCTCCATAAGCTTGATTATAATTAA
- a CDS encoding alpha/beta fold hydrolase, with amino-acid sequence MKVVAPEPFTYKGGQRAVLLLHGFTGSSRDVRQLGRFLQKNGYTCHAPIYKGHGVGPHSLLETGPEEWWQSVIEGCRFLRENGYQEMAIAGLSLGAIFSLKAGLEWPVKGIVSMSAHVLEREPNAYFQRVLDYARRYKTFEGKSDDQIADEMWQVENSTMPSLKELQTLVLDIGRHLESLTVPILILQGKLDEPIYQESADILYKTVSSLKKEIRWFEQSGHLLTIDKEKEEAFEAVVSFLNSLEWES; translated from the coding sequence ATGAAAGTGGTGGCACCAGAGCCCTTTACTTACAAAGGTGGACAACGCGCGGTTCTTTTACTGCACGGGTTTACCGGGAGTTCTAGGGATGTCCGACAGTTAGGGCGGTTTTTACAAAAAAATGGTTACACCTGTCATGCCCCTATATATAAAGGGCATGGGGTTGGCCCGCATTCTCTTCTCGAAACGGGTCCAGAGGAGTGGTGGCAATCCGTTATAGAAGGCTGCCGTTTTCTAAGAGAAAATGGTTATCAAGAAATGGCCATAGCCGGACTCTCACTAGGAGCCATTTTTTCTTTGAAAGCAGGCTTAGAATGGCCGGTAAAGGGAATCGTCTCTATGTCTGCTCATGTATTGGAGAGAGAGCCAAATGCGTATTTCCAGCGCGTACTTGACTATGCAAGAAGGTATAAGACGTTTGAGGGGAAATCCGATGATCAGATAGCGGATGAAATGTGGCAGGTAGAGAACAGCACTATGCCGTCGTTAAAAGAGCTGCAAACCTTAGTTTTGGATATTGGCAGGCATCTCGAATCGCTGACTGTCCCGATTCTGATTTTACAGGGCAAGTTGGATGAGCCCATCTATCAAGAGAGTGCCGACATTCTTTATAAGACGGTCTCTTCTCTGAAAAAAGAGATCAGATGGTTTGAGCAATCGGGTCACCTTCTTACTATAGATAAGGAAAAAGAGGAGGCGTTCGAAGCGGTCGTCTCTTTTTTAAACTCGCTTGAATGGGAATCTTAA